From the genome of Kaistella daneshvariae, one region includes:
- the dnaX gene encoding DNA polymerase III subunit gamma/tau encodes MENFVVSARKYRPQEFDTVVGQAHITETLEHAIASNHLAQALLFCGPRGVGKTTCARILARKINERDGSTSEDGFAYNIFELDAASNNSVDNIRELTDQVRFGPQVGKYKIYIIDEVHMLSSAAFNAFLKTLEEPPAHAIFILATTEKHKIIPTILSRCQIFDFKRITIEDIQLHLKKIAEEEGINYEDDALYLIAQKADGALRDALSIFDRLSTFSQKNITLAKAAEVLNVLDYEQYLNIVDLAHENKIAESLLALNEIIKKGFNPHIFIAGLGNHFRDLMMAQQPQTVDLIEVGEKTKQRFTEQSRKWSAQQLVDAVEICNHADINYKNSKNPRLTVEIALMQLCSLTANQQDSKKKNS; translated from the coding sequence ATGGAAAATTTCGTAGTTTCTGCCCGCAAATACCGTCCGCAAGAGTTTGATACTGTTGTTGGGCAGGCGCATATTACAGAAACTTTAGAACACGCCATCGCTTCAAACCATTTGGCGCAAGCCTTACTTTTTTGCGGCCCGCGCGGTGTGGGGAAAACCACCTGCGCACGGATTTTAGCAAGAAAAATCAATGAGCGCGACGGCTCCACTTCCGAAGATGGTTTTGCGTACAATATTTTTGAATTAGACGCGGCTTCGAACAACTCGGTGGACAATATCCGCGAGCTTACAGATCAGGTGCGTTTCGGTCCGCAAGTCGGGAAGTACAAAATTTACATTATTGATGAGGTTCACATGCTTTCATCAGCCGCTTTCAATGCGTTTCTGAAAACTTTGGAAGAACCGCCGGCTCATGCGATTTTTATTTTAGCGACCACGGAAAAACATAAAATTATTCCCACGATTTTATCGCGTTGTCAGATTTTTGATTTTAAAAGAATCACGATTGAAGACATTCAGCTACATTTAAAAAAAATAGCCGAAGAGGAGGGAATAAATTACGAAGACGACGCGCTGTATCTGATTGCCCAAAAAGCTGACGGTGCACTGCGCGACGCACTTTCAATCTTCGACCGGCTTTCCACTTTTTCCCAGAAAAATATCACTTTAGCAAAAGCTGCAGAGGTTTTAAATGTTTTGGATTACGAGCAGTATTTAAATATAGTTGATCTCGCTCATGAAAACAAAATTGCTGAATCTTTGCTGGCGCTGAATGAAATCATTAAAAAAGGTTTTAATCCGCACATTTTTATTGCCGGTCTCGGAAACCATTTCCGCGATTTGATGATGGCGCAACAGCCGCAAACTGTGGATTTAATTGAAGTTGGCGAAAAAACCAAACAGAGGTTCACCGAGCAAAGCAGAAAATGGTCTGCGCAACAGTTGGTGGATGCGGTGGAAATCTGTAATCACGCCGACATCAATTATAAAAACTCAAAAAATCCGCGTTTAACGGTAGAAATTGCTTTAATGCAATTATGCTCACTCACTGCAAACCAGCAAGATTCCAAAAAAAAAAATTCCTGA
- a CDS encoding cyanophycinase translates to MEAVGKLMIIGGAVNKGSFSETDYDQNIEKNLNFFERGILRKIINESRLKEDSVIEIITTASQIPQIVGPEYKKAFEFLGAKNVNILDIQNREQANSDVISERAAAADIVMFTGGDQLRLTSILGGSRFHDIILMKYLKEDFIYAGTSAGAAAASENMIYQGSSGEALLKGEIKTTQGLGFIENVIVDTHFVQRGRIGRLFQAVVNNPRTLGIGLGEDTGLYIYKDNMTAIGSGLVILVDGRFIKDTNLTNVELGQPISIDNLVVHVLSQNDFYDLKTKDLTIVNSQYNPIPQVN, encoded by the coding sequence ATGGAAGCAGTTGGAAAATTAATGATTATCGGTGGCGCTGTAAATAAAGGCAGCTTTTCGGAAACCGATTATGATCAAAATATAGAAAAAAACCTTAATTTCTTCGAGCGCGGCATTCTCCGGAAAATCATCAACGAATCCCGTTTAAAAGAAGATTCCGTTATCGAGATTATCACCACTGCTTCACAGATTCCGCAAATCGTAGGACCCGAATACAAAAAAGCCTTCGAATTTTTAGGTGCTAAAAACGTAAATATTTTAGATATTCAAAACCGCGAGCAGGCAAACAGTGATGTAATTTCCGAGCGCGCGGCAGCCGCGGATATCGTGATGTTTACGGGTGGCGATCAGCTGCGCCTTACTTCCATCCTGGGCGGTAGCCGTTTTCATGATATTATTTTGATGAAATATCTGAAAGAAGATTTCATTTATGCCGGCACTTCCGCGGGAGCGGCAGCAGCTTCGGAAAATATGATTTACCAGGGTTCCAGTGGTGAAGCTCTGCTGAAAGGTGAAATTAAAACCACGCAAGGTTTAGGTTTCATCGAAAATGTAATCGTGGATACGCACTTTGTGCAGCGCGGCAGAATTGGCCGGCTTTTCCAGGCGGTGGTAAACAATCCACGAACTTTGGGAATTGGTCTGGGCGAAGACACGGGACTTTACATCTATAAAGACAATATGACGGCAATTGGTTCCGGGCTGGTTATTTTGGTAGACGGCCGTTTTATCAAAGATACGAACCTGACCAATGTCGAGCTTGGACAACCGATTTCCATCGACAATTTGGTGGTGCACGTTCTATCACAAAACGATTTCTATGATTTGAAAACCAAAGATCTTACAATCGTCAATTCACAGTACAACCCGATTCCTCAGGTTAATTAA
- the cphA gene encoding cyanophycin synthetase: MKIEKIQVLRGPNIWSIRRPNLIQMRLDLQEIEHLPTNKIPGFRERLERLIPSLITHRCSEGVEGGFFQRVEMGTWMGHVIEHVALEIQTVAGMDTGFGRTRETKTPGVYNVVFSYLEENSGVYAAEQSVEIARCLIENIDYDMEVCIQTLREIRERHRLGPSTGSIVEEAVSRRIPWIRLGRNSLVQLGYGVNQQRFQATITGNTSSIAVEIACNKELTKRMLDEAAIPVPWGDLVSDEEALRTVIEKIGYPIVIKPLDGNHGKGSSINVNDFETALTGLQHAQAFSQNVIVERYITGYDFRILVINNKMVAAARRVPAHVIGDGNLNIQQLIEKENLDPRRGYGHEKVLTEITVDKDTNELLEKLHYTLDSVPKNGEIVYLKSTANLSTGGTSIDVTDMVHPENITMAERVSRIIGLDVCGIDVMAENLTQPLKESGGAILEVNAAPGFRMHLAPSEGLPRNVAAPVVDMLYPPGKPAKIPIIAVTGTNGKTTTTRLIAHIVKNNGFRVGFTTSDGIYIQNVMLTKGDTTGPVSAEFVLKDPTVEFAVLETARGGILRSGLGFKSCDIGVLTNIKEDHLGMNDVHNLRDLTKVKRVVMDSVKKDGWSVMNADDEYSMRLMPELESKVALFSLDEENPHMKKYAKEGKISCVYEEGFITIKKGDWKIRIIKATHVPITMEAKAKFMIANVLAASLAAYLHGFAIDDIANSLRTFIPSPVLTPGRLNIFKFKKFQVLIDFAHNPAGYEAIEEYLKNVEATKKIGIISGVGDRRDEDIRQCGKIAGRMFDYIIIRNEKHLRGRTEDEINELIINGMQQAGKNVSYEIIPKEIEALKHAMSMAEEGTFITALSDVVTNAIDLVQEYQNRELLEEG, from the coding sequence ATGAAAATTGAAAAAATACAAGTTTTACGCGGCCCAAATATATGGAGTATCAGACGCCCCAATCTTATCCAAATGCGTTTGGATTTGCAGGAGATAGAGCATTTACCGACGAATAAAATACCGGGTTTTCGCGAAAGGCTGGAACGTTTAATTCCGTCTTTAATTACCCATCGATGTTCCGAAGGAGTAGAAGGTGGATTTTTTCAGCGTGTGGAAATGGGAACGTGGATGGGCCACGTGATTGAACATGTCGCCCTAGAAATTCAGACTGTTGCCGGAATGGATACCGGTTTTGGGCGAACCAGAGAAACCAAAACGCCTGGCGTGTATAATGTGGTTTTCAGTTATCTTGAAGAAAACTCCGGCGTCTATGCGGCGGAACAATCTGTTGAAATTGCCAGATGTCTAATCGAAAATATCGACTATGACATGGAGGTGTGCATCCAGACATTAAGAGAAATCCGCGAGAGACACCGTTTGGGGCCATCAACAGGGAGTATTGTGGAAGAGGCAGTGAGCCGCAGAATTCCCTGGATTAGGTTGGGTAGAAATTCTTTGGTTCAACTTGGCTACGGGGTAAACCAGCAAAGATTTCAGGCTACAATTACCGGAAATACCAGCTCTATTGCCGTAGAAATTGCGTGTAACAAAGAGCTGACTAAGCGAATGCTCGATGAAGCGGCGATACCAGTTCCTTGGGGCGATTTGGTTTCCGACGAAGAAGCTTTGCGCACAGTTATCGAAAAAATTGGTTACCCGATTGTAATAAAGCCTCTGGACGGCAATCACGGCAAAGGCTCGTCAATTAATGTAAACGATTTTGAAACTGCTTTAACCGGTCTTCAACATGCACAGGCTTTCTCGCAAAATGTCATCGTTGAACGCTACATCACAGGATATGACTTCCGTATTTTAGTCATCAACAATAAAATGGTGGCCGCCGCACGTCGCGTTCCTGCTCATGTGATCGGTGATGGAAATCTGAATATTCAGCAGCTTATTGAAAAAGAAAACCTTGATCCGAGAAGAGGTTACGGACATGAAAAAGTTTTAACTGAAATAACGGTGGATAAAGACACCAACGAACTGCTGGAAAAACTTCATTACACCCTGGATTCTGTACCAAAAAACGGTGAAATCGTTTACCTGAAATCGACGGCCAATCTTTCTACTGGTGGAACTTCAATTGATGTTACCGACATGGTTCACCCGGAAAATATCACCATGGCGGAACGCGTTTCGAGAATCATCGGTCTGGATGTCTGCGGAATTGATGTGATGGCAGAAAACCTTACGCAACCATTAAAAGAAAGCGGCGGCGCTATTTTGGAGGTGAATGCTGCTCCAGGATTCAGAATGCATTTGGCACCAAGCGAAGGTTTACCGCGAAATGTGGCAGCGCCAGTGGTCGACATGCTTTATCCGCCGGGAAAACCTGCAAAAATCCCGATTATCGCCGTCACCGGAACGAACGGAAAAACTACGACGACACGGTTAATTGCACATATTGTAAAAAACAACGGTTTTCGCGTTGGTTTTACAACTTCGGACGGAATTTACATTCAGAACGTAATGCTCACCAAAGGCGATACAACAGGACCGGTTTCTGCGGAATTTGTTTTGAAAGATCCAACGGTAGAATTTGCAGTTCTGGAAACTGCTCGTGGTGGAATTTTGCGTTCCGGTCTTGGGTTTAAATCATGTGATATCGGCGTTTTAACCAATATCAAAGAAGATCATTTGGGGATGAATGATGTCCACAACCTGCGCGATTTAACCAAGGTAAAACGTGTGGTAATGGATTCCGTGAAAAAAGATGGTTGGAGCGTGATGAATGCGGACGACGAGTATTCGATGAGGCTCATGCCGGAACTGGAGTCCAAAGTGGCGCTTTTCAGCTTGGACGAGGAAAACCCACACATGAAAAAATATGCCAAAGAGGGCAAAATTTCCTGTGTATACGAAGAAGGATTTATCACCATCAAAAAAGGCGATTGGAAAATCCGCATTATCAAAGCAACGCACGTTCCAATTACGATGGAAGCTAAAGCGAAGTTTATGATTGCTAATGTGCTAGCCGCAAGTTTAGCAGCGTATCTGCATGGTTTTGCTATTGATGACATCGCGAATTCGCTTCGTACATTTATTCCAAGTCCTGTGCTGACCCCGGGCCGTTTAAATATTTTTAAATTTAAAAAATTCCAGGTGCTTATTGATTTTGCGCACAATCCGGCGGGTTATGAAGCAATTGAAGAATATCTGAAAAACGTGGAAGCCACTAAAAAAATCGGAATTATTTCCGGTGTCGGCGACAGACGAGATGAAGACATTCGCCAGTGCGGAAAAATCGCCGGCAGAATGTTCGATTATATCATCATTCGTAACGAAAAACATCTGCGCGGGCGCACTGAAGACGAAATCAACGAACTCATCATCAACGGAATGCAGCAAGCCGGGAAAAATGTGAGTTATGAAATCATTCCAAAAGAAATTGAGGCGCTGAAACATGCGATGAGCATGGCGGAAGAAGGCACTTTCATCACCGCGTTAAGCGACGTAGTGACCAACGCAATTGATCTGGTTCAGGAATATCAAAACCGCGAATTGCTGGAAGAAGGTTAG